From the genome of Lentilactobacillus buchneri, one region includes:
- a CDS encoding DUF1836 domain-containing protein produces the protein MPKTTTELQIRLPMWEELPAFSLHLDQLLDLTNEYLEPIIGDKITKTMLHNYFKAKILVPPVKKKYQRTQLAGAIVVGLLKNIFTLNEVKAGLITLLGNGTPKTGYNNFVIMFNEQAAKAGKELSDPTSLELASAGQPTLMQYDAVQSILFWLSAKNRLHEMMDPQDRDGA, from the coding sequence ATGCCAAAAACGACCACCGAGCTTCAGATTAGATTGCCAATGTGGGAAGAACTGCCGGCATTTTCACTGCACTTGGACCAGCTGTTGGATCTGACCAACGAGTATCTGGAACCAATCATCGGCGACAAAATTACCAAGACCATGCTCCACAATTATTTCAAAGCTAAAATTCTGGTGCCGCCGGTCAAAAAGAAGTATCAGCGGACGCAGCTGGCCGGCGCAATTGTAGTGGGGCTGCTGAAGAACATTTTCACGTTAAACGAAGTGAAGGCCGGCCTGATCACCTTATTGGGAAATGGCACGCCCAAGACCGGCTACAATAATTTTGTGATTATGTTTAACGAGCAGGCTGCCAAGGCCGGCAAGGAATTGTCGGACCCCACCAGCTTGGAACTGGCTTCAGCCGGCCAGCCCACTTTGATGCAGTATGATGCCGTCCAGTCGATATTGTTTTGGCTGTCGGCGAAGAATCGATTACATGAAATGATGGATCCACAAGACCGTGATGGCGCTTAG
- a CDS encoding DUF5776 domain-containing protein, giving the protein MAAVALSAPALTTRASIPTNQNVSTLNSSTKVQSGHYTEDNSEDNYQFDWSLSDDGTLTLSNASFVFGGNNSPINSHISNQLPADVVSAVKKIVLTGSPVASGNIQYLFCHFANVENIDVHNLNVSGVTSMQALFCENQKLDSVNISSWDTSNVSNMATMFWEDPITTITGLNDLKTGQVTDMHELFATSNSADNSKVTQLAQSFINTADVHSVKNFEGLFDNSNMINLDISSWHMDAATDTSNMFGDYQIALQSPLVSYTGSKMTTLTLGPDDKFVPVSEPTAVVAPTFNPFGSTQTYVPVSLPSGTTINMPVDKSGNWEAVGSGTVTNPQGATWTSADFDTKYAPTATPRPAKETYVWKHTAPKLNINLKSPVTLKQGAKFDADSYFVSLTDAGENAISAPITSLKDAEALGMTISGADKVNTKVPGTYNVTFKLGSQSATLKVTIPGSSSNGGNSSNSSSSTTPASTAPSTNNSWNPTTPNQPNGNTGLPNYAAVKGDAVYATKAIYMYSSPNFTKHNRIAKYTKKTRATRPMFVVTGYDKSNGGALRYKVRDVNKGSKTYGKSGYVTANNKYVGGAYYQTMPKNKKLTVIAKHGINSYRSASLTGKSKHYKKGARLHVKKLVKHNLTTRYQLTNGHYVTGNKKFVIQGNY; this is encoded by the coding sequence ATGGCAGCAGTCGCATTAAGTGCACCCGCTCTGACGACCAGGGCAAGCATTCCAACTAATCAAAACGTGTCAACGTTAAACTCAAGTACCAAAGTTCAATCTGGCCATTACACCGAAGATAATTCCGAGGACAATTATCAATTTGACTGGTCTCTCAGTGATGATGGAACATTGACGTTATCTAATGCAAGTTTTGTATTTGGCGGTAACAATTCGCCGATTAATTCCCACATCTCTAATCAATTACCTGCCGATGTGGTGAGTGCCGTTAAGAAGATCGTTCTGACTGGTAGCCCCGTTGCAAGTGGGAATATCCAATACTTGTTTTGTCACTTTGCCAATGTTGAAAATATTGATGTTCACAATTTGAATGTTTCTGGTGTAACCAGCATGCAGGCCTTGTTCTGTGAAAATCAAAAGCTCGATTCGGTGAACATCTCATCATGGGATACCAGCAATGTTTCAAACATGGCTACGATGTTCTGGGAAGACCCTATCACGACCATTACTGGTTTGAATGATTTGAAAACTGGTCAGGTTACCGATATGCATGAACTTTTTGCGACAAGTAACTCTGCAGACAACTCGAAGGTGACTCAGCTGGCTCAAAGTTTTATTAACACTGCAGATGTACACAGTGTAAAAAACTTTGAAGGATTATTCGATAACAGCAACATGATCAACCTGGACATCAGCTCGTGGCACATGGATGCTGCCACTGACACTTCAAATATGTTTGGGGATTACCAAATTGCCCTTCAAAGCCCATTGGTAAGCTACACCGGCTCTAAAATGACCACTTTGACTTTGGGACCCGATGACAAGTTTGTACCGGTTTCTGAGCCAACTGCTGTTGTAGCACCAACCTTTAACCCCTTTGGATCCACACAAACTTACGTTCCAGTAAGCCTACCTTCTGGAACGACCATCAATATGCCTGTCGATAAATCGGGCAACTGGGAGGCCGTCGGCAGCGGAACGGTAACGAATCCACAAGGTGCCACTTGGACAAGTGCTGATTTTGACACCAAATACGCCCCAACCGCCACACCGCGCCCAGCCAAGGAAACCTATGTCTGGAAGCACACGGCACCAAAGCTCAACATCAATTTGAAATCGCCAGTTACTTTGAAACAGGGCGCCAAATTTGATGCTGATAGCTACTTTGTTTCCCTGACTGATGCTGGTGAAAATGCCATTAGTGCCCCGATTACCAGTCTTAAAGACGCTGAAGCATTGGGGATGACCATTTCTGGCGCTGACAAAGTCAACACTAAGGTTCCGGGAACTTACAACGTCACTTTCAAGTTAGGCAGTCAATCCGCAACTTTAAAGGTTACAATTCCCGGTTCTTCAAGCAACGGTGGCAATTCCAGCAACAGTAGCTCATCAACTACCCCAGCTAGCACCGCCCCAAGTACCAACAACTCATGGAACCCAACGACACCAAATCAACCCAACGGCAACACGGGCTTACCGAACTACGCTGCTGTAAAAGGTGACGCCGTATACGCCACTAAGGCCATCTACATGTACAGCTCACCAAACTTCACCAAGCATAACCGAATTGCCAAATACACCAAGAAGACCCGGGCTACTCGGCCGATGTTTGTTGTGACCGGGTATGACAAGTCCAATGGTGGTGCTTTGCGCTACAAGGTTCGTGATGTTAATAAGGGATCGAAGACTTATGGTAAGTCCGGCTACGTTACTGCCAATAACAAGTATGTCGGCGGCGCTTATTATCAGACTATGCCCAAGAACAAGAAGCTTACCGTAATTGCTAAGCACGGGATCAATTCCTATCGCTCAGCCAGCTTGACCGGCAAATCCAAACACTACAAGAAGGGTGCTCGACTGCACGTTAAGAAGCTTGTGAAGCATAATTTGACCACCCGTTATCAGTTAACCAATGGTCATTATGTCACAGGAAATAAAAAGTTTGTCATTCAAGGAAATTACTAA
- a CDS encoding immunoglobulin-like domain-containing protein, whose amino-acid sequence MNNLKIMGALAGAFAIGTMILTTQADAAKKVKVTSNVPITATKVTNRNVAITGKNKIYNKAGVLKNAKAVTSAKQLKQLGNSQRSKDFFNVYRMATTNKGQVYYKVVSFEGKWRGWIYGGKTKADYQGGIRSVQTTKDVPLPDDVKNAKFTLGNPGISGTSNSWTAIPWSQYGARLKTTDSRPYANDELRVTAAKQLTRQYYGTFYYVVDDTHPEFNGWLNSSSLKAATTPPTNTTTTVTNYVQSPPEVVTNTVTNTVTKTVEVPAKNPLTINYNVYELGTSQNQAVSNQILKMYQDQYASVLSELTKNPDTAATKLKDLGDGQTLKSNDPTPMNYASIAVSFDKDKNVITITLNWVQPIIFVSDAQILTGDDYYPKSYLWSVMDGTGVSYQRGDWLDRVQISTDVNTKLPGTYHTTYTFKLMDGMTATATATVTVTK is encoded by the coding sequence ATGAATAACTTAAAAATTATGGGCGCACTTGCAGGAGCATTTGCCATTGGTACAATGATCCTTACAACTCAAGCCGACGCAGCTAAGAAGGTCAAAGTGACGTCAAACGTACCCATTACAGCAACCAAAGTCACCAATAGGAACGTTGCAATTACCGGCAAGAACAAGATCTATAACAAAGCCGGCGTATTGAAAAACGCCAAGGCGGTGACATCAGCCAAACAGCTCAAGCAACTCGGCAATTCCCAGCGGTCAAAAGACTTCTTCAACGTCTACCGCATGGCAACGACCAACAAAGGCCAAGTCTACTACAAAGTCGTCTCCTTTGAAGGCAAGTGGCGAGGCTGGATCTACGGGGGAAAGACCAAGGCCGACTATCAAGGTGGGATCCGCAGCGTTCAGACCACCAAAGATGTTCCGTTACCAGACGATGTAAAAAACGCAAAATTTACCCTGGGAAATCCAGGCATTTCGGGGACGAGCAACTCCTGGACGGCAATTCCATGGTCTCAATACGGTGCCCGGTTAAAGACGACTGACTCCAGGCCATACGCTAACGATGAATTGCGGGTGACGGCCGCCAAACAGCTCACCAGGCAATACTACGGCACTTTCTACTATGTGGTTGATGACACTCATCCTGAGTTCAACGGTTGGTTGAACAGCAGCAGCCTGAAAGCCGCCACAACGCCACCAACCAACACGACCACGACCGTGACCAATTATGTGCAATCGCCGCCTGAGGTTGTGACTAACACGGTGACAAATACGGTCACGAAAACTGTTGAGGTCCCAGCCAAAAATCCATTGACAATTAACTACAATGTTTATGAGTTGGGAACGTCCCAGAACCAAGCCGTTTCCAATCAAATTTTGAAGATGTATCAAGATCAGTACGCTAGTGTTTTGAGTGAATTGACCAAGAATCCCGATACCGCGGCCACTAAGCTCAAGGATCTTGGTGACGGGCAGACGTTGAAATCTAATGACCCAACTCCGATGAACTATGCCTCAATTGCAGTTAGTTTTGACAAAGACAAGAATGTGATCACGATCACTTTGAATTGGGTTCAACCGATAATCTTTGTCAGTGATGCTCAGATTCTTACTGGGGACGATTATTATCCAAAAAGTTACCTCTGGTCTGTGATGGATGGGACCGGTGTCAGCTATCAGAGAGGGGATTGGTTGGATCGAGTTCAAATATCCACTGACGTAAATACTAAGCTTCCTGGAACGTACCACACCACATATACTTTCAAACTGATGGACGGCATGACCGCAACGGCAACGGCGACTGTCACTGTTACGAAGTGA
- a CDS encoding TenA family protein, giving the protein MSLSQDILFEAQPYLIANEKHPFVQGIIKGQLSQEQLRYYDEQDIAFEYNEVAVINALINHSTTTDQALLFHKRQDMQLHMLDDWLKREPASMPHDWESLKQTTIQPINQLYRQHMAATIQTHSVLQILPSFAAGEWMYVELGKFVATQTRVKEEPFQSFLSMSGDDFLGPNGYIQQFFDIIDHEAESATPREQEQAKQTFLKSCLLEWYFWDAAYKLITWDDWKKNALGGKGGVTL; this is encoded by the coding sequence ATGTCATTATCCCAAGATATCTTGTTTGAAGCTCAACCCTATTTGATTGCCAACGAGAAACACCCATTTGTTCAAGGAATTATCAAAGGGCAGTTATCACAGGAACAACTCCGTTACTACGACGAGCAGGACATCGCCTTTGAGTATAACGAAGTTGCGGTCATCAATGCGCTCATAAACCACAGCACGACCACCGACCAGGCACTGTTGTTCCACAAACGGCAGGACATGCAGCTTCATATGCTGGATGATTGGCTCAAACGGGAACCGGCGTCGATGCCCCATGACTGGGAATCATTGAAGCAAACCACCATTCAGCCGATTAACCAACTCTATCGCCAGCACATGGCAGCCACCATTCAAACTCACAGTGTCCTGCAGATTTTGCCGTCATTTGCGGCGGGGGAGTGGATGTACGTTGAATTGGGGAAATTTGTTGCGACTCAGACCAGAGTTAAAGAAGAGCCCTTCCAAAGTTTCCTTTCAATGAGCGGGGATGATTTTCTGGGGCCAAACGGCTATATCCAGCAATTCTTTGATATCATCGATCACGAAGCCGAGTCAGCGACCCCACGTGAGCAGGAGCAAGCCAAGCAGACATTCTTGAAGAGCTGCCTTTTGGAGTGGTATTTCTGGGACGCGGCTTATAAACTGATTACTTGGGATGACTGGAAGAAAAATGCATTAGGTGGTAAAGGCGGAGTGACGTTGTAA
- a CDS encoding type II toxin-antitoxin system RelB/DinJ family antitoxin, whose translation MKNKTISTRVNEKIAEKAKQNLANVGITVSEYLRLALISAAEDGVSDLLNSPEAMQAKFEAEHGQTLNIGSVEDYKRWSDKL comes from the coding sequence ATGAAGAATAAGACAATTTCTACCCGAGTCAACGAAAAAATAGCAGAAAAGGCAAAACAAAATTTAGCCAATGTCGGAATTACAGTCTCGGAATATCTTCGATTGGCATTGATCTCAGCCGCAGAAGATGGTGTGAGCGATCTATTGAACTCCCCAGAAGCAATGCAAGCGAAGTTTGAAGCTGAACACGGTCAGACCCTCAACATTGGAAGTGTTGAAGATTACAAACGGTGGTCGGACAAATTATAA
- a CDS encoding type II toxin-antitoxin system YafQ family toxin has product MVGQIITQLQIKATGQYVRSLKRLKKKHYPVELIEDCLRAILNKDHDTLIKIHDHPLVGQWRGYREFHPARIGKASSQLDKWVVVYQIDSDELVLILIETGNLNVLK; this is encoded by the coding sequence GTGGTCGGACAAATTATAACTCAACTTCAAATTAAGGCAACTGGACAATATGTACGAAGTTTGAAACGATTGAAAAAGAAGCATTATCCTGTTGAGTTGATTGAGGACTGTCTCCGTGCAATTCTTAATAAAGATCACGACACTTTGATCAAAATTCACGATCATCCATTGGTTGGGCAATGGCGTGGGTATCGTGAGTTTCATCCTGCACGCATTGGAAAGGCGAGTAGTCAACTTGATAAGTGGGTCGTGGTTTATCAAATCGATAGCGATGAATTAGTGCTTATCTTGATTGAAACGGGCAATCTTAATGTGCTGAAATGA
- a CDS encoding phosphocarrier protein HPr, with translation MEKSRFKVLAETGIMSRPATRLVMAAQEYTSDVTLTYNDRTVNLKSIMGVMSLGIPQDSYIEIEINGDDEKEAMAGIEDYLQKEEIVEKVTMDADA, from the coding sequence ATGGAAAAAAGTAGGTTCAAAGTACTCGCAGAAACGGGCATCATGTCGCGGCCGGCAACCCGGTTGGTCATGGCTGCCCAGGAATATACATCAGACGTCACGTTAACGTACAACGACCGCACGGTGAATCTCAAGTCAATCATGGGTGTCATGTCACTGGGAATTCCCCAGGATAGTTACATTGAAATTGAAATTAATGGCGATGATGAAAAAGAAGCGATGGCAGGCATCGAGGACTACCTCCAAAAAGAAGAGATCGTTGAAAAGGTCACCATGGACGCGGACGCATAA
- a CDS encoding S53 family peptidase, protein MHTILKKRVIHLRGKQIVITALSSLLVLGTGLAISADQAKAAEKKSVVNVTFKPSDENELTDYVYNTVDPTSSQYHQYLTPSAFADKFGQSDSYIQAFQDYLAKYHVQAQAFPGNLSMKLTGTSTNLQKAFKAKYVPAKKKGYHPTTSYKLPGQLSDKVVAVIGLYSTNPNKKTKKTTKTATKAKKTTKKSATHSDTTTLSTTDTKPNIKYTGNAFSKKYGAAKFAKAYQVDDLYDQGLEGSGQRIGIINDSDVRDADMLTYWKQAGVNDDISRVHHIYTVATQAQAQADLNKSISAAQMEATLDAQSASAIAPEAQIDLYTAVQYGTKTTLTSAFYNNFMTAVSDNNDKQITTSMAPAFETKSNWPDPSASLSQYSHAFNLLLEQAAVQGITVFKASGDRGPYALSGAKENHIMSTSPYEVEVGGTTLPYQKIIDGNLISVNKERAWGDTYSRPAYDTKYSSFAGGGGGFSDINPTPRYQIGVPGVNTFRAMNYLTFKNGKYSITKNPHVITGTKTGWNLPDVAGNADPLTGYASIVSGPKYTFNPETKKATKANGILWRIDGGTSFTAPQMAAANAVMNSGRQTPIGFWNPQIYKYAQESDSPFNVLDDADFNDNLYYTGQPGKLYNQATGLGTINFNKLYNKFNNANN, encoded by the coding sequence ATGCATACTATATTAAAGAAAAGAGTGATTCATTTGAGGGGAAAGCAAATTGTGATCACAGCGTTAAGCAGCCTGCTGGTACTGGGTACCGGGCTGGCAATCAGCGCCGATCAAGCCAAAGCTGCCGAGAAGAAATCGGTTGTCAACGTGACCTTTAAGCCCAGCGATGAGAACGAGCTGACCGACTACGTTTACAACACGGTTGATCCAACCAGCAGCCAGTATCATCAATATTTGACACCGAGTGCCTTCGCAGACAAATTCGGCCAGTCAGACAGTTACATACAAGCATTTCAAGATTATTTAGCCAAATATCACGTCCAGGCCCAGGCGTTTCCTGGCAACCTGTCGATGAAATTGACCGGGACTTCGACCAACCTGCAGAAGGCTTTCAAGGCGAAGTACGTGCCAGCCAAGAAGAAGGGGTATCATCCAACCACGTCCTACAAATTACCGGGACAGTTGTCCGATAAGGTGGTTGCCGTGATTGGCCTGTATTCGACGAACCCAAATAAGAAGACTAAGAAGACGACCAAGACCGCAACCAAGGCCAAGAAGACGACTAAGAAGTCTGCCACCCACAGTGACACGACCACTTTGTCGACGACCGACACCAAGCCGAACATCAAGTACACCGGCAATGCCTTCTCGAAGAAGTACGGTGCTGCCAAATTTGCCAAAGCTTACCAAGTCGATGATTTGTACGACCAAGGCCTTGAAGGGTCCGGTCAGCGCATCGGGATTATCAATGATAGTGACGTGCGGGATGCCGACATGCTGACCTACTGGAAGCAAGCCGGCGTTAACGACGACATCAGCCGGGTTCACCACATTTACACCGTGGCGACCCAGGCTCAGGCTCAAGCTGATTTGAATAAGTCAATCAGTGCCGCTCAGATGGAGGCCACTTTGGATGCTCAATCTGCTTCAGCGATTGCGCCAGAGGCCCAGATCGACCTTTATACAGCCGTTCAGTATGGCACCAAGACGACTTTGACATCAGCCTTTTACAACAACTTCATGACTGCAGTCTCAGACAACAACGACAAGCAGATCACCACCAGTATGGCGCCGGCCTTTGAAACCAAATCCAACTGGCCTGACCCAAGTGCTTCACTGAGCCAATACAGTCACGCATTTAACCTGCTGTTGGAACAGGCGGCCGTTCAAGGAATCACCGTCTTCAAAGCCAGCGGCGACCGTGGTCCATATGCACTTTCAGGTGCCAAAGAGAACCACATCATGTCCACTTCACCATACGAAGTTGAAGTCGGCGGAACCACTTTGCCATACCAAAAGATTATCGATGGCAATCTGATCTCCGTGAACAAGGAACGGGCTTGGGGCGACACTTACTCCAGACCTGCCTATGACACCAAATACAGCAGCTTCGCCGGTGGTGGCGGTGGCTTCTCAGACATCAACCCAACCCCGAGATATCAAATCGGCGTTCCGGGGGTTAATACCTTTAGAGCCATGAACTACCTGACCTTCAAGAATGGTAAATACTCGATCACTAAGAATCCTCACGTCATCACAGGTACCAAGACTGGCTGGAACCTGCCTGACGTTGCCGGTAACGCCGATCCATTGACCGGTTACGCTTCAATTGTTTCCGGACCGAAGTACACTTTTAACCCTGAGACTAAGAAGGCCACCAAGGCCAACGGAATTCTGTGGCGGATCGATGGCGGAACCAGCTTCACCGCGCCACAAATGGCCGCTGCTAATGCAGTTATGAATAGTGGCCGCCAGACGCCAATCGGTTTCTGGAACCCACAGATTTACAAGTACGCCCAAGAATCCGACAGTCCATTTAACGTCCTTGACGACGCGGACTTCAACGACAACTTGTACTACACTGGCCAACCGGGCAAGCTGTACAACCAGGCTACTGGACTTGGCACAATCAACTTCAACAAGCTTTATAACAAGTTCAACAATGCTAATAATTAG
- a CDS encoding YbaK/EbsC family protein, with translation MKMATEQEALDLLAQVGVHYRRVDHPAIWTMDDPNAPQGLPEVKNLLLKDRKSDQFYLYLVDNHRVDFKSLAEQLGLGHSRLKFASEEELESLLGVVSGMVTPLALMHDTDDQVKVLINKSLESMPEISAHPNVNTATILMSYADLVKVLAAMGKVPTMIE, from the coding sequence ATGAAAATGGCGACGGAACAAGAAGCATTGGATTTGTTGGCACAGGTTGGCGTGCACTATCGGCGGGTGGACCACCCTGCCATTTGGACGATGGATGATCCCAATGCACCCCAAGGCCTACCTGAGGTGAAGAATCTGCTGCTGAAGGATCGCAAGTCCGATCAGTTCTATTTGTATCTGGTCGACAATCACCGGGTCGACTTTAAGTCGTTGGCTGAGCAACTGGGGTTGGGCCACAGCCGGCTGAAATTCGCCAGCGAGGAAGAATTGGAATCCCTGCTCGGCGTCGTCTCCGGTATGGTCACCCCACTGGCATTGATGCACGACACGGACGACCAGGTGAAAGTACTGATTAATAAGTCACTGGAATCGATGCCGGAAATCTCTGCTCATCCGAATGTCAACACGGCGACGATTTTGATGTCTTACGCTGATTTGGTGAAGGTGTTGGCTGCCATGGGGAAGGTGCCGACGATGATTGAATAA
- a CDS encoding sigma-70 family RNA polymerase sigma factor, translated as MMKRNNKQIELYQDAFDFLLDGDHELVVYGVLKKLHISKQNTYYDDMVQEGMLSFVEKYIRAINLEKEPESYLAYIYRGVYWDLINYLHKQITITEHVEVPDDNVDPLAELPDGKNSVSYYDTHILSRQLMTELNPKEIKYLVLAYDYGMNISEIAKECGVSRKCVHAWRKRVINKLQKNF; from the coding sequence ATGATGAAACGTAACAACAAGCAAATCGAATTGTACCAAGATGCATTTGACTTCCTATTAGACGGCGACCATGAGCTGGTGGTCTATGGGGTGCTGAAGAAGCTGCATATCTCCAAGCAAAATACCTACTATGATGACATGGTTCAAGAAGGGATGCTTTCCTTTGTTGAAAAATATATTCGAGCCATCAACCTGGAAAAAGAGCCTGAATCATACCTGGCTTACATCTATCGCGGCGTGTATTGGGATCTAATCAATTATCTGCACAAACAAATCACGATCACCGAGCATGTTGAAGTGCCGGATGACAATGTTGATCCGCTGGCAGAACTGCCTGATGGGAAAAATTCTGTAAGCTACTATGACACGCATATTCTATCAAGACAGCTAATGACGGAGTTGAACCCAAAGGAAATCAAATATTTGGTACTTGCTTATGATTATGGGATGAATATCTCAGAGATTGCTAAAGAATGTGGTGTCAGTCGAAAGTGCGTGCACGCTTGGCGGAAGCGGGTTATTAACAAGCTTCAAAAAAACTTTTGA